The DNA segment GGAATAGAACAGCCCCACCCCCGGTTTTGGGGGATGGCGCCAGTCCTGGCAGACTGGTACGTCGGCTCCGGTTCACGCACCCGCATTCCCGCGGTGGCGACCCGGCGCCCTCCCGGAACCTAGGAGACACCTTGAAGCGCGACATCCACCCCGAGTACTTCGAGACCCAGGTCAGCTGCACCTGTGGCGCCTCGTTCACCACCCGGAGCACCATCGACGGCACCATCCGTGCCGAGGTCTGCTCCGAGTGCCACCCGTTCTACACGGGCAAGCAGAAGATCCTCGACACCGGTGGCCGCGTGGCCCGCTTCGAGGCCCGCTTCGGCAAGGCTTCCGGCTCCAAGAAGTAGCGAGCCCCCGAACCGCCGGTCCACGGTCGCGCCCCGCGAGGGGCGTGACCACGGACCGGCGTTTTTGGTCGCCCGCCAGCCCTTCACCCGCAGTACAGGAGCCGAAAGATGTTCGAGGCAGTCGAGGAACTCGTCGCCGAGCACGCCGATCTGGAGCGCAAGCTCGCCGACCCGTCGGTCCACGCCGACCAGGCGAACGCGCGCAAGCTGAACAAGCGCTACGCCGAGCTGACCCCGATCGTGGCCACCTTCCGCTCCTGGAAGCAGTCCGGGGACGACATCGTGACCGCCCGCGAGCTGGCGGCCGACGACCCGGACTTCGCCGCCGAGGTCAAGGACCTGGAGAAGCAGCGCGAGGAGCTGACCGACAAGCTCCGCCTGCTCCTGGTCCCGCGCGACCCGAGCGACGACAAGGACGTCATCCTGGAGATCAAGGCCGGCGCCGGCGGCGACGAGTCCGCCCTGTTCGCCGGTGACCTCCTGCGCATGTACCTGCGCTACGCCGAGCGGGTCGGCTGGAAGACCGAGATCATCGACGCCACCGAGTCCGAGCTGGGCGGCTACAAGGACGTCCAGGTCGCGGTGAAGACCAAGGGCGGCCAGGGTGCCACCGAGCCCGGCCAGGGCGTGTGGGCCAAGCTGAAGTACGAGGGCGGGGTGCACCGCGTGCAGCGCGTGCCCGCCACCGAGTCCCAGGGCCGCATCCACACCTCCGCCGCCGGTGTCCTCGTCACCCCCGAGGCCGAGGAGGTGGACGTCGAGATCAACCCCAGCGACCTGCGGATCGACGTGTACCGGTCCTCCGGCCCCGGCGGCCAGTCGGTCAACACCACCGACTCCGCCGTGCGCATCACCCACCTGCCCACCGGTGTGGTCGCCTCCTGCCAGAACGAGAAGAGCCAGCTCCAGAACAAGGAGCAGGCCCTGCGCATCCTGCGTTCCCGGCTGCTCGCCGCCGCCCAGGAGAAGGCCGAGGCGGAGGCCGCCGACGCCCGCCGCAGCCAGGTCCGCACCGTGGACCGCTCCGAGAAGATCCGCACGTACAACTTCCCGGAGAACCGCATCTCCGACCACCGCGTGGGCTTCAAGGCGTACAACTTGGACCAGGTGCTCGACGGCGAGCTGGGCGCGCTGATCCAGGCGTGCGTCGACGCCGACTCGGCGGCGAAGCTCGCGAACGCCTGAGAAACGCCCGGCAGGACCACGCACGAGGACCGGAGGAGAAGCGTGCAGCAAGACTTCGGGGGGCGACCCCCGAGCCCCCGCAGCGTGCTGCTCGCGGAGGTGGCCCAGGCCACCCAGCGGCTGGCCGACGCCGGAGTGCCCTCCCCGCGCACCGACGCCGAGGAGCTGGCCGCCTTCGTGCACGCCGTCAAGCGCGGCGCCCTGCACACCGTGAAGGACTCCGACTTCGACGCCCGGTACTGGGAGGTCATCGCCCGCCGCGAGCAGCGCGAGCCGCTCCAGCACATCACCGGGCGGGCCTACTTCCGTTATCTGGAACTCCAGGTCGGCCCCGGCGTCTTCGTGCCCAGGCCGGAGACCGAGTCGGTGGTCGGCTGGGCGATAGACGCGGTACGCGCCATGGACGTCGTCGAACCCAGCATCGTCGACCTGTGCACCGGCTCCGGCGCCATCGCGCTGGCCCTCGCCCAGGAGGTGCCGCGCTCCCGGGTGCACGCCGTCGAGCTGTCCGAGGACGCGCTGCGGTGGACCCGTAAGAACGTCGAGGGCTCGCGCGTCGACCTGCGCCAGGGGGACGCCCTGTCCGCCTTCCCGGACCTCGACGGCCAGGTCGACCTGGTCATCTCCAACCCGCCGTACATCCCGCTCACCGAGTGGGAGTACGTCGCCCCCGAGGCCCGGGACTACGACCCCGAGCTGGCCCTGTTCTCCGGCGAGGACGGGCTCGACCTGATCCGGGGCATCGAGCGCACCGCGCACCGGCTGCTGCGCCCCGGAGGTGTCGTCGTCATCGAGCACGCCGACACCCAGGGCGGCCAGGTGCCGTGGATCTTCACCGAGGAGCGGGGCTGGGCCGACGCGGCCGACCACCCCGACCTCAACAACCGCCCCCGGTTCGCCACGGCCCGCAAGGCGACGCTGTGACCACCGAGCAGCACCACTTCCAGAGTTACGTGTACGAGGAGGCCCGCTAGACATGGCACGGCGATACGACACCCACGACGCCACCGACCGCGTGACGGGCCTGCGCGAGGCAGCCGCCGCCGTACGCCGGGGCGAACTGGTGGTGCTGCCGACCGACACGGTCTACGGCATCGGCGCCGACGCGTTCTCCTCGGAAGCCGTCGCCGACCTGCTCGCCGCCAAGGGCCGGGGCCGCAACATGCCCACCCCCGTGCTCATCGGCTCCCCGAACACCCTGCACGGCCTGGTCACCGACTTCTCCGAGCTGGCCTGGGAACTCGTCGACGCCTTCTGGCCCGGCGCGCTCACCCTGGTCGCCCGGCACCAGCCGTCCCTCCAGTGGGACCTCGGCGACACCCGCGGCACCGTCGCCGTGCGCATGCCGCTGCACCCGGTCGCCATCGAGCTGCTCACCGAGGTCGGCCCGATGGCCGTCTCCTCCGGCAACCTCACCGGCCACCCCGCCCCGGAGACCTGCGACGACGCCCAGCGCATGCTCGGCGACTCCGTCTCCGTCTACCTCGACGGCGGCCCCACCCCGGGCAACGTGCCCTCGTCCATCGTGGACGTCTCCGGCCCGGTGCCGACGCTGCTGCGCCAGGGCGCGATCTCCCCGGAGGAGCTGCGCAAGGTCGTACCCGACCTCGAGGTGGCGAATTGACGGCCCCCCAGCGGTACGTCCCGCCCGAGCGCTCCGGGCAGGGGGTCCCCCCATGCGCGGCATAGGCGGCGCGGACCGCCCGGCGGAGCAGACCACCACCTTCGGGTTTCCGTGCGACACCTTCCGCATCCTCCACGTCAGCACCGGAAACGTCTGCCGCTCGCCCATCACCGAGCGGCTGACCCGGCATTTCGTGTCGGAACGGCTCGGTGTGCTCGGCGGCGGCCTGATCGTGGAGAGCGCCGGCACCTGGGGCCACGAGGGTGCCCGGATGGAGGAGAACGCGGAGACCGTGCTCTCCGAGTTCGGCGCGGACGCGGCCGGGTTCACCGGCCGGGAGCTGCTGGACGAGCACGTCATCATGGCCGACCTGGTGCTGACCGCCACCCGCGACCACCGCGCCCAGGTCATCTCCATGGGCCACTCGGCGGGCCTGCGCACCTTCACGCTGAAGGAGTTCACCCGCCTGGTCCGCGCGATAGACCCGGCCACCCTGCCGCCCCTGGAGGACGGCGTGGTGCTGCGCGCCCGCGCCCTGGTCCGCGCGGCCGCCGCGCTGCGCGGCTGGCTGCTCGCCCCCACCGCCGAGGCGGACGAGGTGTACGACCCCTACGGGGCCCCGCTGCCCTTCTTCCGCTCCATCGGCGACGAGATACGCGACGCCCTCGACCCGGTCGTCACCGCGCTGACGGGCGTGCCCGCCCGCATGTGACGCGCGCCGGGCTCCGGCGCCGGGACTCCTCCGGCGGCCGAGCGGCCGTCCCCGGCACGGCCTACATTGGAGACCTGGGGTCTCGCCCCACGTCGTCGACCGCCCGGAGCCCGTCATGTCGGTCACACCCGTGCTGGAAGCGGACACCCTGAGCCGGCAGGACCCGGAGCTGGCCGAGATCCTGCGCGGGGAGCTGGACCGGCAGTCGACGACCCTCCAGCTCACCGCGGCCGAGAACTTCGCCTCGCCCGCCGTGCTCGCCACCCTCGGCTCCGCGCTGGCCAACAAGTACGCCGAGGGCTACCCCGGCTCCCGGTACCACGGGGGCTGCGCGCTGGCCGACACCGCCGAGCGGATCGCCGTGGAGCGCGCCGAGGCGCTCTTCGGCGCCGAGCACGCCAACGTGCAGCCCACCACCGGCTCCTCGGCCATCCTGGCGGCCTACGCGGCCGTGCTGCGCCCCGGGGACAGCGTCCTCGCCCTCGGCCTGGACGACGGCGGCCACCTCACCCACGGCTCGCCCGCGAACTTCTCCGGCCGCTGGTTCGACTTCACCGGCTACCGACTGGACCCGGAGACCGGGCGGGTCGACCACGACGAGGTGCGCCGGCTGGCCCGCGAGCACCGGCCCAAGGCGATCGTGTGCGGCTCCACCGCCTACCCCCGCCACTTCGACTACGCCTTCTTCCGCGAGGTCGCCGACGAGGTCGGGGCGTATCTCATCGTGACCCTCACGCACTCCGCCGGGCTGGTCGCCGGGGGAGCGGCGCCCAGTCCGGTGCCGTACGCGGATCTGGTGTGCGTCAGCACGCACAAGACGCTGCGCGGGCCGCGCGGCGGGCTCATCCTGTGCGGCGCCGGACTGGCGCGGCGGGTCGACCGGGCCGTCTTCCCCTTCACCCAGGGGGGCGCGGAGATGAACAGCGTCGCCGCCAAGGCCGTCGCGTTCGGCGAGGCGGCCACCCCGGCCTTCGCGGCCTACGCCCAGCAGACGGTCGCCAACGCGCACACGCTCGCCGGGTACCTGGCCGAGGCCGGGTTCACGATCGCCACCGGCGGCACCGACACCGCCCTCGTCGTGGCCGACCCCACCCCGCTCGGCATGGACGGCCGCACCGCGCGCGGGCGGCTCGCTGCCGCCGGACTGGTGCTGGACTGCTGTGCGCTTGCGCACACCGGCGGCCGGGCGCTGCGGCTCGGCACCGCCGCCGTCACCACCCAGGGCATGGGGGAGCCGGCCATGGCCCGGATCGCCGCGCTGCTGGCAGACGTGGTCGGCGGCGCCCAAGACCCGGCCGCGGCACGGGCGGAGGTACGCGAGCTGACCGCGGGCTTCCCGCCGTACCCGGATTGAGGACCTGGGTTCCCAAGGGGTGCCATACGGGTACGGAACGACCCCGTCGGAACCAAGGGCGTCCCCCGCTGGTCCTCACCCTTACACGTCCCTCGCTAGGGTGTGGGGCTGTGATGGCCAGCGAACTCTGTGGGGATGCCCGTGCGTGAATACCTGCTGACGCTTCTCATCACGGCCGCGGTGACGTACCTGCTGACAGGGCCGGTGCGGAAATTCGCGATCGTGGCGGGAGCGATGCCGGAGATCCGGGCACGGGACGTGCACCGGGAGCCCACTCCGCGGCTCGGCGGTATCGCCATGTTCTTCGGACTGTGCGCGGGGCTGCTCGTCGCGGACCACCTGCAGAACCTCAACGAGGTCTTCGCCAAGTCCAACGAGCCCCGCGCCCTGCTGTCCGGGGCCGCGCTGATCTGGCTGATCGGCGTGCTGGACGACAAGTTCGAGATCGACGCGCTGATCAAACTGGGCGGCCAGATGATCGCCGCCGGTGTGATGGTGGTGCAGGGTCTGACGATCCTGTGGCTGCCGGTGCCCGGTGTGGGCCTGGTCGCGGTCACCCAGTGGCAGGGCACCCTGCTGACCGTCGCCCTGGTCGTCATCACCATCAACGCGGTCAACTTCGTCGACGGCCTCGACGGTCTCGCCGCCGGCATGGTCTGCATCGCCACCGCCGCGTTCTTCATGTACGCCTACCGCATCTGGTACGGCTACGGCATCGAGGCCGCCGCTCCCGCGACGCTGTTCGCGGCGATCCTGATGGGCATGTGTCTGGGCTTCCTGCCGCACAACATGCATCCGGCGCGCATCTTCATGGGCGACTCCGGTTCGATGCTGATCGGCCTGGTGCTGGCGGGCAGCGCCATCTCCGTCACCGGGCAGATCGACCCGGACCGGCTGAACCTGTTCTCCGGGTCCGAGCGCAGCACCGTGCACCAGATGGTGCCCGCCTACATCCCGCTGCTGCTGCCGCTGTCGATCATCGCCATCCCGGCCGCCGACCTCGTACTGGCGATCGTCCGGCGCACCTGGCGCGGCCAGTCGCCCTTCGCGGCCGACCGGGGGCATCTGCACCACCGCCTGCTGGAGATCGGCCACTCGCACAGCCGGGCCGTCCTCATCATGTACTTCTGGTCGGCCCTCATCGGCTTCGGCGTCCTCGCCTACTCGGTCAACTCGGCCTCGATGTGGATCGTCCTCGGCGTGGTCTTCCTGAGCGCCATCGGCCTCGTGATGCTCCTCCTGCCCCGCTTCACCCCCCACGCCCCCCGCTGGGCCCAGCACTTCGTCCCCCCGCGCTACCGCCGCTATCCGGAACCGGCGGAGGCGGATGCCAACAGCGAGGAGAGCGAGGGCGAATCGGGAGAGGCGTCCACCGACGCGGTCACCGGGGAGGCCCCCGAGCCGGCCGCCGTGGCAGCGGTGCCGGGCGTCAACGGGGCGACCGCGATCGGCGCCAGTACGCGTTCCACCAAGAATCGCAAGGTAAGAATCTGACTAGAGCATTGCCAAGTCGTGGGGGAGCAAAGCGCCCTAATACCAGACAAGCTCACCCGGTTCTTGCACCTGTGCGCGTCGTCACTCTCATGTGTGACAAACGATGCGCCCCCAGGTAAAGACCTCATCAAATAGTTTGTGATACGGTTCACGAGAACCCAGGACAGAGCCCGAGACCGTCAAGCGACGGTCCTACGGCGTAAGAGTTTCCGTACTCGGTCCGGGACTACGCTCGTCCATGACGACACCTGCCCCCTGTGAAAGCGGAGTTGCCGCCATGCCGTCCAATGACGTCCGGATTCTTGCCCAGGCCGCCGTGCCCACGGCTGCCGTCGGCGCGATCGCCGCCGTCGTCAGCGGTGTGGTCGCCGGTGGCAAGGGTGCGATCGGGGCCGTCGTGGGCACACTGATCGTCATCCTCTTCATGGGGATCGGTCTTTACGTCCTGCAACGCACCGCCAGGTCGTTCCCGCAGCTGTTCCAGATGATGGGTCTGCTGCTCTACGCGGCCCAACTCCTGCTGCTGGTCGTCTTCGTGGGGCTGTTCAAGAACACCACCCTGTTCAACCCCCGTGCCTTCGCCGTCGTTCTGGTGGTGGCCACCCTCACGTGGATCGTCGCCCAGGCGCGGGCCCACATGAGGGCGAAGATCCTCTACGTCGATCCCGACGCTTCGGCCAAGGGCGACAAGTCCCAGAAGACGGACCGTTCGTCGTGAGGGGTAGGGCCGGGATAAAGGCACGGGAAAGATCCTGCTATCGTCCGGTGCCAACTGCGGCATCGCGGGCGCGGGCATCCGAGCTGACGCCTGTTCCACTGCGAGGCTAGATGCCCCCCAGCCGCCCCCACATCCGTAACACCAGTCCCGTGCCGAACCGCGGCCGTACGCCGCGCCGACACAACGAGGTTGCCGTACCTATGCGCCACGATGAAGGAGCCCGCGGTGAGTGCTGATCCGACGCAGACGCTCGCTTTCGACACGAGCTGTCACCTGTTCTCCGGGTGCGGCTTCCCGGCTCCGGGTCTGCACTCGTTCCTGTTCAAGCCGCTCTGGGGCGACGCGGACAGCAACCTGTACTTCAACAAGCCGATGCTCCTGGCGCTGCTCGGGTCGATCATCGTCGTGGTCTTCTTCTGGGCCGCCTTCGCCCGTCCGAAGGTCGTCCCGGGCAAGCTCCAGATGATCGCCGAGAGCGGCTACGACTTCATCCGGCGCGGTGTCGTCTACGAGACGATCGGAAAGAAGGAAGGCGAGAAGTACGTACCCCTGGTCGTCTCGCTGTTCTTCTTCGTCTGGATGATGAACCTCTGGTCGATCATCCCGGTCGCCCAGTTCCCGGTGACGTCGATCATCGCGTACCCGATCGTCCTGGCCGCCATCGTCTACGTCCTGTGGGTCTCGCTGACCTTCAAGCGACACGGCTTTGTCGGCGCCTTCAAGAACTTCACCGGCTACGACAAGTCGCTCGGCGCGGTACTGCCACTGGCCATGCTCATCGAGCTGTTCTCGAACCTCCTGGTACGGCCCTTCACCCACGCCGTCCGACTCTTCGCGAACATGTTCGCCGGCCACACGCTGCTGCTGCTCTTCACCATCGCCAGCTGGTACATGCTCAACGGCATCGGTATCGCCTACGCCGGCGTGTCCTTCATCATGACCATCGTGATGACGGCCTTCGAGCTCTTCATCCAGGCGCTGCAGGCGTACGTCTTCGTACTGCTGACTTGCAGCTTCATCCAGGGCGCGCTGGCCGAGCACCACTGAGCGTTCCCTCCCTCGATCCCTCATTCGTCCGGTGGCCAACCCCCACCGGTCCGTAAAGAAAAGGAAGAACGGGCATGTCCCAGACTCTTGCTGCTGCTGTTTCCGGCTCGCTCGGCTCGATCGGTTACGGCCTCGCGGCCATCGGCCCCGGCGTCGGCGTCGGCATCATCTTCGGTAACGGCACCCAGGCGCTCGCCCGTCAGCCCGAGGCTGCCGGCCTGATCCGCGCCAACCAGATCCTGGGCTTCGCCTTCTGTGAGGCGCTCGCCCTGATCGGTCTGGTCATGCCGTTCGTCTACGGCAAGTAATCGTCGGATTCACGACAGCCCATTAGACGAAAGGCACTGATATGAGCCCCCTGGTTCAGCTTGCGGCTGAGGAGGCCGAGAACCCCCTCATCCCGCCGATCCCAGAGCTCGTCATCGGCCTGATCGCCTTTGTGATCGTCTTCGGCTTCCTCGCCTGGAAGCTCCTCCCGAACATCAACAAGGTTCTGGAGGAGCGCCGCGAAGCGATCGAGGGCGGGATCGAGAAGGCCGAGGCCGCGCAGACCGAGGCTCAGAGCGTCCTCGAGCAGTACAAGGCCCAGCTCGCCGAGGCTCGTCACGAGGCCGCCAGGCTTCGCCAGGAGGCTCAGGAGCAGGGTGCGACGCTCATCGCGGAGATGCGGGCCGAGGGCCAGCGTCAGCGCGAGGAGATCGTCGCCGCCGGTCACGCCCAGATCGCGGCCGACCGCAAGGCCGCTTCGGCCTCGCTCCGCCAGGACGTCGGCAGGCTTGCCACCGAACTGGCCGGCAAGCTCGTCGGTGAGTCCCTTGAGGACCACGCCCGGCAGAGCCGTGTGATCGACCGCTTCCTCGACGAGCTCGACGAGAAGGCCGAGGCCACGCGATGAACGGAGCGAGCCGCGAGGCCCTGGCAGCCGCACGGGAGCGTCTCGACGCGCTGACGGACTCCACCCCCGTGGACGCCGCGCAGCTCGCCGACGAGCTGGCGGCCGTCACCGCGCTGCTCGACCGCGAGGCCGGCCTGCGCCGGGTCCTCACCGACCCGGCGCAGCCCGCCGAGGCCAAGGCCGAGCTGGTGCACCGCCTGATCGGCGGCCAGGTGAGCGGTCCGACCGCCGACCTGGTGGCCGGGCTCGCCCGGTCCCGCTGGTCGCAGTCCCGCGACCTGGTGGACACGCTGGAGGAACTGGCGGACATCGCCGACCTCACCGCGGCGGAGAAGTCGGGCACGCTGGACGACGTCGAGGACGAGCTGTTCCGGTTCGGCCGGATCGTCGCCTCCGACCCGGCCCTGCGGGCCGCGCTGACCGACCGGTCGGCGTCCACCGCGGCCAAGGCCGAGCTGGTGCACCGGCTGCTGGGCGGACGGGCCAAGCCCGTCACCGAGCGTCTGGTCACCCGACTGGTCACCGCGCCGCGTGGACGTAGCCTGGAAGCGGGACTCGAGTCCCTGTCCAAGCTGGCCGCGGAGCGCCGGGACCGGCTGGTGGCGACCGTCACGTCGGCGGTGCCGCTGAGCGAGACCCAGAAGCGTCGCCTGGGCGACGCCCTGGCCAAGCTCTACGGCCGCCGGATGCACCTCAACCTGGACGTGGACCCCGAGGTCATCGGCGGTATCCGGGTGCAGGTCGGTGACGAGGTCATCAACGGTTCCCTGGCGGACCGGCTGGACGACGCCGCCCGCCGTATGGCGAGCTAGAAGCAAACAAGCAGTACGTAATTGCGGCCCTGGTTGGGCCGTGCAGAGGATTCACCTCGTTCAGGGGGGAGTCCGGAGTCAGACATCCCCCCAAAGTGAAACTTCGGGCCCAACAAGGAGAGCAGGGAACCCAGATGGCGGAGCTCACGATCCGGCCGGAGGAGATCCGGGACGCACTGGAGAACTTCGTCCAGTCGTACAAGCCGGACGCGGCCTCGCGCGAGGAGGTCGGTACGGTCACCGTCGCCGGCGACGGCGTCGCGAAGATCGAGGGTCTTCCCTCGGCCATGGCCAACGAGCTGCTGAAGTTCGAGGACGGCACCCTCGGTCTCGCCCTCAACCTCGAGGAGCGCGAGATCGGCGCGATCGTCCTCGGTGAGTTCAGCGGCATCGAGGAGGGCCAGCCGGTGCACCGCACCGGAGAGGTCCTCTCGGTCGCCGTCGGCGACGGCTACCTCGGCCGTGTCGTCGACCCGCTGGGCCAGCCGATCGACGGCCTCGGCGAGGTCGAGACCGACGGTCGCCGCGCCCTCGAGCTGCAGGCCCCCACGGTCATGGAGCGCCAGTCGGTGCACCAGCCGATGGAGACGGGCTACATGGCGGTCGACGCCATGACCCCGATCGGCCGCGGTCAGCGCCAGCTCATCATCGGTGACCGTCAGACCGGCAAGACCGCCCTGGCCGTCGACACGATCATCAACCAGCGCGACAACTGGCGCACCGGCGACCCGAACAAGCAGGTCCGCTGCATCTACGTCGCCATCGGCCAGAAGGGCTCCACCATCGCCGGCGTACGCCGCGCGCTGGAGGAGAACGGCGCGCTGGAGTACACGACCATCGTCGCCGCCCCGGCGTCCGACCCGGCCGGCTTCAAGTACCTGGCGCCGTACACCGGTTCCGCCATCGGTCAGCACTGGATGTACCAGGGCAAGCACGTCCTGATCGTCTTCGACGACCTGTCGAAGCAGGCCGACGCCTACCGCGCCGTGTCCCTGCTGCTGCGCCGTCCGCCGGGCCGCGAGGCGTACCCCGGTGACGTCTTCTACCTGCACTCCCGTCTGCTGGAGCGCTGCGCGAAGCTCTCCGACGACATGGGCGCCGGCTCGATGACCGGTCTGCCGATCGTCGAGACGAAGGCCAACGACGTCTCGGCGTTCATCCCGACCAACGTCATCTCCATCACCGACGGCCAGTGCTTCCTGGAGTCGGACCTCTTCAACGCCGGTCAGCGTCCCGCGCTGAACGTCGGTATCTCCGTCTCCCGAGTCGGTGGTTCCGCCCAGCACAAGGCGATGAAGCAGGTCTCCGGCCGACTGCGCGTGGACCTCGCCCAGTTCCGTGAGCTGGAGGCGTTCGCCGCCTTCGGTTCCGACCTGGACCAGGCCTCCAAGAACCAGCTCGACCGCGGTCAGCGGATGACCGAGCTGCTGAAGCAGAACCAGTACCAGCCGATGTCCACCGAGGACCAGGTCGTCTCGATCTGGGCCGGTGGTACGGGCCGCATGGACGACGTGCCGGTCGACGACGTCCGCCGCTTCGACAAGGAGCTGCTGGAGTACCTGCACCGTTCGCACCAGGGCCTGATGACCTCCATCCGGGAGGGCGGCAAGATGTCGGACGACACCCTTCAGGGCATCGGTGACGCGATCGCGGAGTTCAAGAAGCAGTTCGAGACCTCGGACGGCAAGCTCCTCGGTGACGACACCCCGGCCTCTCCCGCCAAGTGACGTAAGGAAGGGACCTGACTCATGGGAGCCCAGCTCCGGGTCTACAAGCGTCGCATCCGATCCGTCACCGCGACCAAGAAGATCACCAAGGCGATGGAGATGATCGCCGCCTCGCGTGTCGTCAAGGCGCAGCGCAAGGTGGCGGCCTCCAAGCCGTACGCGGACGAGCTGACCCGCGCGGTCAAGGCTGTCGCCACCGGGTCGAACACCAAGCACCCGCTCACCACGGAGGCCGAGAACCCGACCCGTGCCGCGGTCCTGCTCCTCACGAGCGACCGCGGTCTGGCCGGCGCCTTCAACTCCAACGCCATCAAGGCGGGCGAGAAGCTCACCGAGCGCCTCGAGCGCGAGGGCAAGCAGGTGGAGACGTTCATCGTCGGCCGCCGCGGTGCCGCGCACTACAACTTCCGTGAGCGCAAGATCGCGGAGCTGTGGACGGGCTTCACCGACGAGCCGACGTACGCGGACGCCAAGAAGGTCGCGGCGCCCCTGATCGAGGCCATCGAGACGCCCGACGCGGACGGCGGCGTGGACGAGCTCTACATCGTCTTCACGGAGTTCGTGTCGATGATGACGCAGAACGCGGTCGCCGAGCAGTTGCTGCCGCTGAGCCTCGACGAGGTCGCGGAGGAGAACACCGGCGACGGTGAGATCCTCCCGCTGTACGACTTCGAGCCCTCGGCGGAGGACGTCCTCGACGCCCTCCTGCCGCGGTATGTGGAGAGCCGTATCTACAACGCGATGCTCCAGTCGGCCGCTTCGAAGCACGCTGCCACGCGGCGCGCGATGAAGTCGGCCACCGACAACGCGGGCGAGCTGATCAACACGCTCTCCCGTCTTGCCAACGCGGCCCGCCAGGCCGAAATCACCCAGGAAATCAGCGAGATCGTCGGTGGCGCCAGCGCCCTGGCCGACGCGACCGCGGGGAGTGACCGATAAATGACCACCACTGTTGAGACCGCGGCGGCCACGGGTCGCGTCGCCCGCGTCATCGGCCCGGTCGTCGACGTGGAGTTCCCCGTCGACGCGATGCCGGACATCTACAACGCTCTGACCGTCGAGGTCGCCGACCCGGCGCGGGACGGCGAGAAGAAGACGCTGACCCTGGAAGTCGCCCAGCACCTGGGCGGCGGCCTGGTCCGCGCCATCTCCATGCAGCCCACCGACGGTCTGGTCCGCCAGTCCGTCGTGACGGACAGCGGCGACGCCATCTCCGTCCCGGTCGGCGACTTCACCAAGGGCAAGGTGTTCAACACCCTCGGCGAGGTGCTGAACGTCGACGAGAAGCACACCGGTGAGCGCTGGCCGATCCACCGCAAGGCGCCGAACTTCGACGAGCTCGAGTCGAAGACCGAGATGTTCGAGACCGGCGTCAAGGTCATCGACCTGCTGACCCCGTACGTCAAGGGCGGCAAGATCGGTCTGTTCGGTGGTGCCGGTGTCGGCAAGACGGTGCTCATCCAGGAGATGATCTACCGCGTCGCCAACAACCACG comes from the Streptomyces seoulensis genome and includes:
- the prfA gene encoding peptide chain release factor 1, encoding MFEAVEELVAEHADLERKLADPSVHADQANARKLNKRYAELTPIVATFRSWKQSGDDIVTARELAADDPDFAAEVKDLEKQREELTDKLRLLLVPRDPSDDKDVILEIKAGAGGDESALFAGDLLRMYLRYAERVGWKTEIIDATESELGGYKDVQVAVKTKGGQGATEPGQGVWAKLKYEGGVHRVQRVPATESQGRIHTSAAGVLVTPEAEEVDVEINPSDLRIDVYRSSGPGGQSVNTTDSAVRITHLPTGVVASCQNEKSQLQNKEQALRILRSRLLAAAQEKAEAEAADARRSQVRTVDRSEKIRTYNFPENRISDHRVGFKAYNLDQVLDGELGALIQACVDADSAAKLANA
- the glyA gene encoding serine hydroxymethyltransferase, whose translation is MSVTPVLEADTLSRQDPELAEILRGELDRQSTTLQLTAAENFASPAVLATLGSALANKYAEGYPGSRYHGGCALADTAERIAVERAEALFGAEHANVQPTTGSSAILAAYAAVLRPGDSVLALGLDDGGHLTHGSPANFSGRWFDFTGYRLDPETGRVDHDEVRRLAREHRPKAIVCGSTAYPRHFDYAFFREVADEVGAYLIVTLTHSAGLVAGGAAPSPVPYADLVCVSTHKTLRGPRGGLILCGAGLARRVDRAVFPFTQGGAEMNSVAAKAVAFGEAATPAFAAYAQQTVANAHTLAGYLAEAGFTIATGGTDTALVVADPTPLGMDGRTARGRLAAAGLVLDCCALAHTGGRALRLGTAAVTTQGMGEPAMARIAALLADVVGGAQDPAAARAEVRELTAGFPPYPD
- the rpmE gene encoding 50S ribosomal protein L31, whose protein sequence is MKRDIHPEYFETQVSCTCGASFTTRSTIDGTIRAEVCSECHPFYTGKQKILDTGGRVARFEARFGKASGSKK
- the prmC gene encoding peptide chain release factor N(5)-glutamine methyltransferase — its product is MLLAEVAQATQRLADAGVPSPRTDAEELAAFVHAVKRGALHTVKDSDFDARYWEVIARREQREPLQHITGRAYFRYLELQVGPGVFVPRPETESVVGWAIDAVRAMDVVEPSIVDLCTGSGAIALALAQEVPRSRVHAVELSEDALRWTRKNVEGSRVDLRQGDALSAFPDLDGQVDLVISNPPYIPLTEWEYVAPEARDYDPELALFSGEDGLDLIRGIERTAHRLLRPGGVVVIEHADTQGGQVPWIFTEERGWADAADHPDLNNRPRFATARKATL
- a CDS encoding L-threonylcarbamoyladenylate synthase, producing MARRYDTHDATDRVTGLREAAAAVRRGELVVLPTDTVYGIGADAFSSEAVADLLAAKGRGRNMPTPVLIGSPNTLHGLVTDFSELAWELVDAFWPGALTLVARHQPSLQWDLGDTRGTVAVRMPLHPVAIELLTEVGPMAVSSGNLTGHPAPETCDDAQRMLGDSVSVYLDGGPTPGNVPSSIVDVSGPVPTLLRQGAISPEELRKVVPDLEVAN
- a CDS encoding low molecular weight phosphatase family protein, coding for MRGIGGADRPAEQTTTFGFPCDTFRILHVSTGNVCRSPITERLTRHFVSERLGVLGGGLIVESAGTWGHEGARMEENAETVLSEFGADAAGFTGRELLDEHVIMADLVLTATRDHRAQVISMGHSAGLRTFTLKEFTRLVRAIDPATLPPLEDGVVLRARALVRAAAALRGWLLAPTAEADEVYDPYGAPLPFFRSIGDEIRDALDPVVTALTGVPARM
- a CDS encoding MraY family glycosyltransferase → MREYLLTLLITAAVTYLLTGPVRKFAIVAGAMPEIRARDVHREPTPRLGGIAMFFGLCAGLLVADHLQNLNEVFAKSNEPRALLSGAALIWLIGVLDDKFEIDALIKLGGQMIAAGVMVVQGLTILWLPVPGVGLVAVTQWQGTLLTVALVVITINAVNFVDGLDGLAAGMVCIATAAFFMYAYRIWYGYGIEAAAPATLFAAILMGMCLGFLPHNMHPARIFMGDSGSMLIGLVLAGSAISVTGQIDPDRLNLFSGSERSTVHQMVPAYIPLLLPLSIIAIPAADLVLAIVRRTWRGQSPFAADRGHLHHRLLEIGHSHSRAVLIMYFWSALIGFGVLAYSVNSASMWIVLGVVFLSAIGLVMLLLPRFTPHAPRWAQHFVPPRYRRYPEPAEADANSEESEGESGEASTDAVTGEAPEPAAVAAVPGVNGATAIGASTRSTKNRKVRI